ACGACTGCCTGCTGTTCCACTGGTCAATTGCGCACTACAAAAAACCGCCGGTGCCACGCGCCGAACGACTCAAGCGCATGAACGAACCCGACCCAGAGATGACGCCTCAACAGCTGGACGACATGAAGGACTCGCGAACTGCGATCGTTAGCTTGTGCAACATCCTGATGAACATCACCGTGCTGGAGGCCAAGCTGGTCGAAGAGAGTACGCTGTTCGCTCAGTTGCTGCGGTTCATCTTTGAAAACTTACCGGAGCTGAAGGACATCCCAGACAATCTGGTGATGCACGGTCACCTGGCTGTGCTCGGACTGCTCTTGCTGAAACAGCAAGCGTCAAAGATCAAGAAAAACGACTTCTCCATCTGTCGGTACATCCAGACGACGATCCGGTTCCTGTGGGATGCGTACAACATTGACGAGTCGAACGATCCGCAGGCGCTGGTGGTGTCGATGCAGTACAAAGAACACTGGTTCGAGATCATGGAGCTGTGGTTCCTGGGCATGCAGACGATGAGCGGCATCATCAAGCTGATTCCCTGGATCTCCGAGTTTGCAATCGAGAGTGGCTGGGCCGAGGGAATTGTAGAAACGTTGCGCAAGGTGAAGATTGGCACGCTGCCCCCGAACGTGAAGCTGGCGTACGAAGACTTCCTGTCCCAGCTCGTCGATGCTAATCCGGCTGTAGCGCCCGTGCTCAAGAAGGCCGATGCGCTGAAGGTGTGCCGTAACCATCGGATGATGGACCTGGGCAAGAAACTGTTCGGAGATTAAAGCTAAAGTGCGCagtttgcagttttttttttaatttttcactcTAAATTCACCTGTTACTTTGTCCATGCGTCATGTTGCCGGGCGGCATAGCTCCATTTCTTATTACATGTAATTCAATTTGCTGCATTTTATTTCATCATACTCCATTTACTTAATCTCATCGCATGTTGGTTGTCGCGTTCGCTTATTGCGCCGTATGTTCGgtaatattgaaaaagtaaaaatgtaCACGCTATATGTGCAGAATAAACGTGTTTTCTacgtatatatataaatacacATCGGGCttttatatttcaataatCTCAAAGCTAAAATCATCTACATGGAATAAAACTGCTTCGAGCGAACATAGTTTCCACTCCAGAGTACAAGCTCGAAAAAAAGGACCCCAAAATGAATGCCCTACTTTCATTTGCCCAATGTCTTGGACAAGAAAAATTTTAGCTAGAGACACGGAGGAGACGCGAATAGCAGTTTTAGTAGCCGTTGTCGGAGTGCGTGCTGCATGTGAGGACGGCTATGTGGCAGTGTAGGTtcggtttaaaaatagaactTTCCTTTCTACCGCACTGGGCAAGAAGTATCGTGCGGTGGTACGATGCAAACAGCACACTCTTCCCGTCGACATCATGGCTCGTGTTGGAAATCTGTGGGGTGTGGtaaaagaggaaaaaggaagattttaaaatgaatgaaagaaagaaatttGAATTCGTCTCTACTGCCGTCCACCTTTACACCACGGAACCTAATCGCACTCCAAACCGCCGTGATCGTGTGGTGTAGGAGCAGTAGAAGCAAAAGACACCCCCCACCCACTTAACTCTCACCGTCAGCTTCAAGAAATCTGATTTATTTGTATGAACGACGGCGAACGAAGATGAAATAGAAAAGTTATTTTTTACCTAGAACTTAGGATGTTCTCAGTTGGTAGATTGCCACTGGTTAAACACCCACATCCTTCCAGGGAAAAGGAATTTTGTCtgtcgtctttttttttttcatttttcgtaCAGCAGCAGATTCTTGGCGTAGCAAAATTCGAAAATAACATCGCATTACAAATTACCGTGCACGAGCGCCCTCTTGTGTTCGGTAAACAAACTAAATACTTTCAATGCCTTGTACGGTAAGAAAGACGAGATGCACTTCTGCGTGTTTCAAAATCAATCGACAAGTGCATTCGTCTCTCACAATACCACCTTTCCCTTATACCAGGGTGTATAGTAGCGTGAACGAAAACAGCAGAAACCCAAAATAATCATTGAATTTCCATGTGCCAAGCGAGCGGCAAATCCGAAAATAGCAACTCATTTCTTCGTTCAACTTGCCTTGGAATAATACCGTAAGGGCGGGATGTATGCACATGTCCCTCCGCTACCCAGTTTCCAAGTAGATGAATGCACACACCTCGGCACAATACGATGAGGTTAAAATTATTAGAGACACTCTTTCTTCTACATCGACGAcgctttgctttcttttcaaCTCTTTGTTGGGGTTGCTCTATTGCCTTTGTCGTTGTTCATacgttattaattttatgataGGTGAAACTGGatgatcgtgttttttttgtcttaatTCTTTATCTAGCCCTAAATCTTTTGTAAACTTACCCATGAGCAGTGGTGGATTAACACAGGTGGAGGCCCTAAGCGGTCACACGAATGTACAGCCTTTCTGTTGTGTCAAGCGAAATGTTTTGTGAGAAATTCTAAAACAGAGAAAGATTGTGAAGAAAATTTTCTTGTGAACGGGGGGTGGGTTCCTCTACTCGGAGACCCATCGAGATCTGTGGGCCCCACGCGACCGCTTAGTTTGCGTACTGCTTAATCCGCCCCTGCCCATGgggaatatttttgttaaaaggCATATAGAGTGAGTGTTTGGAATTCAATCGCCGCCACAAAATTACTCATGCTAATGTCTGGAACatttctcttcctcctctcctcCCACCAGGTGGCCGATCTGCTGCACCGTGAACATGGGTTCAGCCGCGAGCTAGCGAACGAAACTGCTACCAACTATCTAAGCGCGTTTCGTCGCTGCCCGGATAATCCGGACGTGGCATTGGCCCAGTGGCGCTCCCAGCTCTGGCAGGACGTGCTGCCAGGCACGCACAAACACTTGGCCTCTGAACTGTACGGACGGTGGCTGGAGTGGCGTTACCGCTATCTGGCCCTGCCGGTTGAGGTGCAGACGATGCTGCAAACGCTTCGACTTCAGTACCTGCTCGGGATCATCACCAACGGACCGACGGCGGCACAGTGGGAGAAGATCGACCGGTTGGCGCTGAACAAGTACTTCGATTGCATATTGGTATCCTCTGATTTACCGTGGGCCAAGCCCGATCGCAATATCTTTTACGCAGCTTGCCACTATCTAGGTGTCCCGCCCGGCCAGTGCGTGATGATCGGCGACAAGCTGGAGACCGACATTCAGGTGAGTGGTGGCGATCGCCACGGCACGAGGACGGCTCCGGGTTTCCCCCCTTTGTCGCGGTTGTTTTCGTATCTCAATTTTCCAGGATGTGTCTTCCGTCCCCCATTTAACCGCTCACGATCCGTCCTTCTTCGGGAAGATCGAACGCATACGTGACACACACCGCGAAGGTACCCCAAattcgctcacacacacagccctcCACACATATATTGAATCGTTGAATCTTGATCTTCATTTACGCAcacatttccattttcattcatccatccatcccttCTGCACTTTCCCTTTCGTGAAAATCGTAAACAATCATCCGGGGGGTTGGTGTTGCGATGTTCTCGTTTCATTTAATCCCCTCCTACAcatgatgcacacacacaagcaagaCAATAACCGTCGTGTGCCGTCTTGCTGGTTCGTCAAATCGACTCATTCGGACCGGGAGAAAACCATCATTCTACACATGATCGTCGACCGCGTTCATCGACCATTTTCTGAAAACAGAAACGCAAATATCAAATTAGAATCGTAGTAAATGAACATTCCGTTGTCAACCGATGTGCCTTGAACCGACGGCCAATGTGTAAGTGCCAAGTGTACACAAAAGGGAATTACGTTCactgtagtagtagtaacgTTTTATGGAAGGTTCATGTAACGTTGGTGCATCCTCGTTATTGATCGTGgcaaatgttaaaaaatgaaattccaAATCGAAACTTTAATTTGtagttataaaaaaacatattctCACACAGATGTATATATTAATATGGTAAACTAATGGTTGCCCTTTGCGCGTACCGCTTAACAAAAGAGCGCTAACGGTAAGTTGTCCCCTTGTTCCAACATAATTACCTTCTCATactgtttttcttccattgGAACCTAGTGCCTTGGTAAAGGGTTTTGGCCGAAGCGTTTTTAAACCAAATCGTCAATATTGTTGTGATCAAGAGAAGAGCAATATATCCTAAAATCAAATCAGGACACTTGATTTCGGTCAATTTAAGCAGTTGAATTACAGTTACTTACATTAATATTACAAGTTTGATGATTTGGaagagttaaaaaaaaaataaaaaataaaacaatagaaTTGCATTCTTTGATATTCGCAAAATATAGATAAGAAAAATGTCTTGCATGAAAAAAATGCGATCATCCATATGTAccattttttcggaaaaaaaagagaagcgtCTGACAGCATGGCGTCGTTGTGCTCGCTAGGTAAAGCAAATTTGCAAATGTAATTCACAGTCATGGTCGAGAGAAAACATgcccaacaacagcaacagcaattcTTTTCAGATCATGCCAAGCATATAATCTACCCTTGTTTCTCTTCTACATGAACATACATTATACCACTTGAAACACTATACACACATTTGCAGTCTTATTTCATTTGATTGAAGCATTACTTTCCTTCCCATTCCCGTTCCCGAATTATGACTACCTCCAATGGTGCGCGAACGATCAACATATGTCTGATTCCGATTTTTCTGCACACActgaaaacatgaaaaacattACCTTCAAACCATTGACACCGAATGTTGATTGATGATGATCAACCGGATTGCTGGATGATCgacaaacacaccacacccTGGGGCCCGGTATATCTCATCAAAATTGGAAAACATCCCCCTGTTGGACTGGACACGTTATTATTCACTGGCTGTGGACGCGCTTCGCCATCGGATGGTTTGGTAAATATCTATTTTGTAACGATAAACGATTTGTAAACCCAATCCCGATCGGCATTCCGATCTCCCGCATTGGGGAACCCTCTCAAACGGGGACACGCATAACACggggacgtgtgtgtgtgtgtatgcgggtTGAAACATGTTCTTTGGGACTTGTCACTGTGGGTCAAATCACTGCAACACGCTACAACAGGGTGGTATTGAGGCAAGTCTTGGTGCGACGGTTTGGCTTCCGCTGCCTACGGAGCAACGCATTATCGGAGACAGGACGATGCAGGATGTGCCGGAGCATGTACGACCGGACGCGATCGTGGACAGTGTGCTGAAACTACCCGCCATGTTACCACCATCGACGTCGTTCCGCGGACGAAGACCTGCCGAAGCCGAATTTGGAGACTGGGAGCAGAAAACTACCCGCAACCGGGCGGCGCAGTACAATCGCATCCTTCCGGAAATTCCCGAACTTTACAGCACGTACAGCAGCTCCAGCAACGACTGTAGTCAGCATAGCaatggcagcaacagcagcaacaacagcagctgaATTTGCCGATTGTTCTATCCAAACAAatgacgagagagagaggagcacAGCGTGCAGCAATGGCAAACAGAGTGCGAAGCATACAAAATGCGACCAACGATATATCGTTCCACAAGAGATGCATTCTGTAAGATATGATTCCCACACACGATGCCCTTCATTTTGTTTGCAGCTTATTCTCCCTACCACAACCAACTTTTGACTCGACCGCCAACACGAACGGTTTCACGCTGAGCGCGTCCCTATCGCTTTTCTTATTCCCTTTATACTATTTCTTGCAAAAATCTTACACGCTTAATCTATATCGTGCTTAGTTTCTTTCCTACTTAGTCTCTCCATTTTAACGATGGGATTGAGTCACATAATTGTTACCATATTCGCTCGATTCAAATGGTGGAATAATTAAAGAAAGAGCGTGGCCATCCATTTTTCAATTCGTCACAATTAGCGCGCAAATAATTTCTACATTGTCGCCAAGTGCAGGATGGCTGCACCGTGTCTGCCAGTCTCTGCTAGCCAACACATGTTGCTTCCATGCTATAAGTGTATCGATACAATGTATTTcgaatatttcattttctcaCTAGAACATAGAATAGATGTAGATTACGATAGGGAAGTACCTGATTTGATAATGCAATGGAAAACGTATCTCTCTCTAACGGTTTACATCCGCGCAAAGGATGAATTAAACATCTTCCTCATCGTCCTGGCTTATCCAATTGAGCAGATGAAGTGTGCAGtacagaacaaaaacacatatttTTCAATACATGTTCTTTTTGTAATCTGCTGGGCggagaaaataaagaaacatttCTGAACTAAGCATTCTTTCAAATATGTTACGTTTGTTTACTGAGGGCTAACACACGGGGCGACGCAAACCCTAGCACAAAACGAGACATTTCTATTGGAATAAATTGCTTTTGGCGAAAGAATAAATTTCACGTGCATGATGCAGCAATTCAAATGATATTCGGATTCgagaaagaaatatatacaCTATGGCTATCAACAGGGCGGAACGGACCATTGTTTTGACCTTACTTGGATCTTTGTTTCAATCTAGGGACAACAACGGTCAACGTGCGACGCGACGAGTGAAAAACATTCAATATTGTGTTTTCTTGATCTTACCTTTGTGTATCAATAATGATTTGGACACAAGACGGACAATTTCGAATGAACGCaatattttcataatttcttttcaattcCTTGATGCCGGCCGGGCTGGCGATAACATGTTCGGTCGCTTCTCGTTTTATTAGTCACGCAATTATGTTTTCACTATTTGACAAGCAATGTAACTTGCAGGCGACGGTTGTATTGAGTCAGATTGGCTTTCTCTCTGCTGCTGTTCGTCAATATCGGGCGCTTGAATGATCAATCTAGCGTACGAACCGTCGGCCGAATGACCATCAACGAAGCCAGGATTTATACAAACGCATCCATTTATTTCCTGCGAACGGAAGAAAATGGTGATAATACATCCAAACCACACCTTTATTATTACACatattagagaaaaaaaacaacattcacTTACCCTAACGTATCGGTTAAGGGCGCTTGGGCAAATCATAATATTTGGTACACGGCTTAACCGACCGAACTCGTTCAGCATATCCACGTCAAGCGGAACGTCCTCTGGTGGCGGGTTGAGGGGATAAAACGACGCTTGATGAAAGAGGTGACCGTAGGCTCGCTTAATCTTGTCACCGCCGAGAGGGGGAGCACTGCCGATCGTTACATTGGCGACCGTACATTCGCTTTCAATGAGATGCTTGATCACATCTACCGTTGTAATTCCGATTTCTACACCCTCGAGGTTGAACACGCACGGATCGGGCAGGAAATGCAGGTTCTTGTAGAAGCTTGCCACTTTGTACGGTGGTGTAGGGTACACGAAGGAGCTCACCAAATCGTCATGGTGGGACACTACGAACACTTCGGTATGAACACCGATTGAGCTCATGATTGTGCTTATGATCTTCTCGAAGTATTCGTCGAACGTTTCAGCCACTTCCGCGTACAGTTTGCAGTTAGCGTCGGCGAATGGCCCGGTAAGGATCAGCACATCAGGTGGGTTGTTACTGCAGTACACCAACAAACTGGAAAGCTTTTCGTATAGCAAATCGTCTCGATCCGTGAAGGGGGCACTGGCAATCACACACGTTAAGGTCTTGTCGAGACTGCTCGGCACACGCGGTAGCGCGAGCGTTCGTTCGCAGTGGATTTGCTTCACGGAAAACAACGTTCCACGTGGGTTGATGCCCTCCAGTAGCACAGTTTGGCCCGGGAAAAGTGACCACCAAGAAGGAACCTGCACCTTGCTCAAATCAAGCCTGGTGTAACGAAGCGTGTGCTCGTCAAAATCTACGATGGATAGTTTGCTAGTAGTTGGGTTCCGGTTGGAGGCGACCTGCTTGTCCGATGttgtgccgctgctgctgttcgtagTCGTTGATGACGACTCCACGACGATCCTGCCTAGAACGCGGATGAGCTCCGAGCTAGGGTAGTCTACATGATGCACCTTGATACCTTCAAACCAGCTGGATAATCTATCCTCTTCTCGTTCGATGTCAACGTCAGTCTCCTCACTAGCGGGTTCCTCTTTGACAGGTAGCAGCGTGTCCAAAGCGGAAGCGGAATTCGATTTAACGTCAGGTTCATCGTTATTCTTAGTAGACTGTTCGTGACTCTTCGGCTTTACTGCTTCCAGCGCCACCCGTTTGCAGATAGCATTGCCGCATTCATAGATCCGATCGCCAAGAATCATCACTCGATCGTAGCTAGAATCATACATGTATTTGCAGCCATCGTTAGCAAACTGTGCCGACTTTATTGTGAAGCCAACTCCCTTGCCGCGGCCAGCGCCCGTTCGCCTATTTCGATCGCCCAGCGATACATCGTCATCTATCGTGATAGGTTCCTTTCCTTCATCGGTAGTTGTAGGTAGCCAGTTAAATTGCTTCAGCAACTTAGCACTGCCATACGTGTACACGATCTGTCCAGCTTTACTGTGTGCATCTGGATCATTCTTCTTAGACGACGCAGACCTAAGGAAACAGAGTTACATTTCATGAGATTAATCGAAAGCAATAATGATGCccccaaacccccccccccccccccctcatgaATATTGTTTTGGAACACTTACAATGGAGAGTAGGTAACGGTTGTAAATGGACTTCCACCACTGCCTCCTCCTCGAACGCCGTTCGGAGTGTTCACATTGTGTTGCAAGCGAGAGACCGTCTTTTTAGCCTAAAatcagaaaagaaaacgtaaAATTTACATGAGAAACCGCGGAGTTAAAGTATGTATTATCGTTAATTTACACACTTAATGtcatataataatataataagaGTACTCGAACTTGAGACATTCTGGACGAGATATATTTGAATAGCATTTTCCGTTAGAAAACGCTTCCGTATATGATATTATTAAATGGTTGAATGGTTCATTGCTAGCACTTATTTTTTGCAACACACCGGTTCCAACACACATTTATGGTCGATCTCAGTATTATAGACGAGCATGTAATCTAGTCACGAAACTTTAACTGAAAACGTGTACTAGAAAACATGCTCGCCTACAAAGCGGAGAATAATGCATTGCTGGGCCCTAGAAAACGGTTTCCTCCGTACGTAGTTCTCAGCATTTGGCCcatatattttaaaacccACGATCATGATTCAACCCTATCGTGTACTTTTACCTCTTGGACTACAAACGAATAGAGCATCACTGTGCGCAGGCATGGTCACGTTTTCGCCTCTTGCTTAAGAAAGACAACCACACGTTTCTCTCTGTGCTGAAGAATGTTACATATATTGCAATGATCAATTGGAGCAGGAAACAAGTGACGAGCTATGCTActttttactattattattattatttagaAAAGCTCTTTGCTAACAACTCCAATATTTGGTAAGTATTAgctaatttataatttaagcAAAGGTAAAAATACTCATTTGTTCTCTTGAATGTCGGCTGAATGGTTCCAAACAACATTAATGAGTGTGGATCTAGTCACAATTGAATATTCATGTGAAATCACTAGATTCACACCCATTTACACTGATAGGAAGTTTTATTCTGAACAAAATTGTTAGTGACATAGAGCGTGTGCCAGTGCTCATAAGAGCGCCTAAGTCGTGCTAAATGCTTGCAACAAACCTGCCGCGACTAAATATTTTAAGGATATATACGATATTctaataaagaaaaaatatttcccGATgcgaaaattggaaaatagcTAGCCatacaatatttaaatttcaaacgtGCCTGAAACACGTGACGTTTCTATACTCCACTAAATTAGGACACGTGCTGCTGGTGAAGATCGTGGGCACCCTTTAAAAAGTAAACGATTTCTCCCTACCCATGTTTCCACATTCCTCCCGCATTGGTCAACCGTGGGAACGTCACCTACAATAATCGAATCTACATCACTATTTTTATTATGCTGGCGGTCAGatggaaaaatgggaaaataaatTCAGACTAAGCTCTTACGGATAGTGTGTAAAACggtaaaaatacattttggcattttgatcaacaacaaaacttaTCAAttgtatacaaaaaaaagcgagTGTAATTCTTACAAATTTACAAAATTGTTTACTAATCTTAACAAGTCACCATTTGAAGATGTTTTAATCATTTGTTATGTATCTCTCATTTCCTCTCTCACGCGAGAAAGAAGGTTGACGACCTTACAATAATATGAGCATTGGAGCGATGCGACGCTGAAGCTGAGAGAGAATGAGCGCAGCAAAAATCGAACAATTTTGCTTTGGCAGCACAAACATTCGCATCTTTCGTACTTTTAAAGAAACGGAGAGTGgaagacaaacaaacagtgTTGCTTTGGCGAGAGACTTTTCATCGTCATTCTTCCTAATATCACGATGCAGATGGTAAAGAATGAGTGATCAGTACAAATGTTAGGTGTTATACATCTCTGTAAAGCAGGGAAAAATATGAGTTCGTAATCATTCTGAAAATGAATAGTTCAATAATATAGGTGCTTAGCTTAGCTTAGCAATGAAGGTGTTAAAAATACTTTATTCGAATGAATTAATCTTTTGAAAATACTTTCATCATGATAATATTTTAGGTTTCAAATACCCTTTcagaaaacaaattttaaattactttTTGAATTGTACTtagtaaaagaagaaaatttcCGACGATTTACTCATATGATGCAACTAGAAGGAAGAAATTAGATTCTTCAACGGAATGTTGCTGGCCAGCGAGAAAATTGCGAAAATATATTTCAGTTCCTTAGCCACAGAGAACCGGCAGTTTAACTGTTGAAATACTACTATAGCAACGGAGAAGCACAAAAGTGTTGATCAAGCAATCGCTTACCAactacacacatatacacacaaaacCGTGGTGGTTTTCATCTCAGTATCGAAGAAAGAGCCGTTTTTGCGCTTGCTATCTATCGCACTCTGTAAAATGTTGTCTCCTTTTGTCTTGGAGTGTTGTGTACCTATTCCGATTCTTTAGCATCAACCACTGTTaccttcatttcatttcattccatcatgatcatcatgatcatcatcatcatcatctcctCCACACGAGAAGTATCTCTCTCCTTCTACACGCCGCCAACGGCTTTTTAGCCGTCTTCACCTTCTTTCATACACCCCTGATTTCACCATCTTTCCACAATAACACCACCGCGCAAACTGCGTGTCTTTTTCCAATCCCACTTGGAGGCTCTTACACTCTTTTTACGATGGCCACTTTTAACCCGTCGACCACAGGTTCTCGTCCCGTTCCTTTCTACAAGGGTGAGCTaggtttatttattattacctTCTTTCTTGCGTATCGTCGATTCTGTTACGCTCTTCTTCGTTCCGTCTCGTTTCTCTCTACCATTCGAGGCGAGAGGGGAAGGCGTTTTATACTCCATTACTGCGCATACTGttcttttaaattcaaatataGCCTTTTTTAACGACGCCAGGTAAACGCCGTTTCGACATCCTTTGCGAGGATACGTGGTTCGAAATCCACAGaccacaacacaaacactatGAAACTTTAAGCCTGCTTTTACTGTAGCATTTTGTTGGCTGTATTGGTGGGAGCTTGATGATAGtctatggttttttttcttcttcaacaaAAAGAGCCTTCCAAAATTTCAGGTGGATATTTCGATCGCATCCATCTGTCCTTTCCTTTCTTAAATGTTCTGTTCGTCGTCGATCGCCACACAATAAGCTTTCTCTCCTCATTGATTGCAACTTCAGAAAcatataataaacaaaaatcaaggAGGGTAGACGTAAACCAAAAACCAGAGTGTGGTGTGTATGATAGACAATGCAAAGCGcggtaattaaaaaaaatacattgcaCTGGATTTACTTACGATCCCGAGATAGAATGACTTCCCAGCttgcaacagcaaaacagaGAAAAATACAATCATATGGTGGAGAATAGGTATGCCGGGAAGTAACAGAGGGGGGTAAAATGGCGGCGAATCCGATCATCGAAAGACCAAGATGGCCGCCACAATGATGCGTAAGAAAaatctaccccccccccccctcctctcccCTGCATGATGATTCTGTCCAGTATTCACTCTTCCCTGTGGTAGCTtcgtgacgacgacgacgacgacgatgatgatgacagtTGTTcgtgcttttttctttttttttttacatcaacCCTATTATTACAGATTTGTTGTTGCCCACTGGTTACGGATCCTGGGTGCCATtgaatagcagcagcagcagcagcagtcagtGCGAAGCGAATTGATTGTCCGCTATTTCCTGTGCTCCCTTATTTCTTACAACATGCTTACTTCGATCTTTCACAGGTATTCGATGAACGCTAGAACTAGGGAACTCGAACCACAAGTGAAGAAGTGTATAGCgcgccatgttttttttcttcttttttgtgcttgATGTACAGGGAAACCAGATGAAGAACCATCTAAAGTTGACATAAGCAACAAAATCTACAACTCTTGTAATGTGCACAAGCGAAATTGTCGATGAGGTGTCCTTTGTAAGTAAAGAATTCTATGAAATTATCAATACACCCGTTTAGGAACGATTACTGCTAGCCAACCACACATTGTATGGCAATTTCTTCGCATAACACACTCTAAAACGCCACATTATTATCGCTTAGTTGCCATCATGGTGGGATCCAACATTCCCATTCCTGTTGTTGCCCAGTGGTCGTCCTCTTTTTAACATACCGTGATAGTAATACCATAAAATACGCCGGGGAAATTAAATGTATGGCATCAGAGACACTAAAAGTGTTCATCTTTCAATGACCGAATGATTGCTGAATTCTCTCTATTAACAAATAGTCAGATACAACATGAACTACACATTTCCCACTCACGTTTCAACTGGATGCTCGcctaagaataaaaaaaactgtccagAGTGTACGCAGAAGAGCGAACGTATTAATGTTCTTACAAAACTTGTTACTCCATTACAACAGCATCAAGCGCATGGACATACACTCAACTGTCGCTCGAGAAAAGCCATGTCCAAAAAGTGATGAGAAGAGTGGCGTTATCAAGGGCAACAATCtctctccaccaccaccaccaccaccacatcatcatcatcatcatcatcatcatccatgAGTTCAATTCTCCATCGGTTGAAAAGTATGGAGACGGGAGAGTGGTGATTGTAGCGAACGGACGCAACGAGCACGCGCGCGTGTCGCACATGTGCGAATGTGTGCGTAAAAACGATCAGTGGGGTCATCTACCGGCGCGCGCGTACTTGAAATACATCTTCATTCCCTTTGTCCATAGATACAGAGAATGAAACAGAGATAAACATTTGAAGGCGATCTGTGCTCTCACAGAGATATTTCTTTATCTTTTGAGGTAGAACACCAAAACCATGCAGAAATTGTGTATTCTATGCCGCACGCATTCGTATACCACAAATCTTTCTTTTTCTAAGCGCTAAtatgtttgtatttgtgtttgCTTATTTTACCGTACTTTTATTTTACGCTCATCTGAGTGTTGCCCTGCTACTAACGCGTAAAGTTTGTATACGTCAAGGAGA
This is a stretch of genomic DNA from Anopheles merus strain MAF chromosome 2R, AmerM5.1, whole genome shotgun sequence. It encodes these proteins:
- the LOC121590562 gene encoding N-acylneuraminate-9-phosphatase, with protein sequence MSTFRGAIKRLNCDLKISTIFFDLDNTLIATRKADAKACSKVADLLHREHGFSRELANETATNYLSAFRRCPDNPDVALAQWRSQLWQDVLPGTHKHLASELYGRWLEWRYRYLALPVEVQTMLQTLRLQYLLGIITNGPTAAQWEKIDRLALNKYFDCILVSSDLPWAKPDRNIFYAACHYLGVPPGQCVMIGDKLETDIQGGIEASLGATVWLPLPTEQRIIGDRTMQDVPEHVRPDAIVDSVLKLPAMLPPSTSFRGRRPAEAEFGDWEQKTTRNRAAQYNRILPEIPELYSTYSSSSNDCSQHSNGSNSSNNSS
- the LOC121590559 gene encoding DNA polymerase alpha subunit B isoform X1, whose amino-acid sequence is MVSIESIREQFDELGIEPSDEVINKCIEICINNDITDPVEFVEQWMAYSVSKLSGAEPTVAYLNEMEAHEYTSKARKLTKVSSIAATSGSIGTSPRMDSKVSKITTYRNVDSVEQDVLEMYGCITPKAKKTVSRLQHNVNTPNGVRGGGSGGSPFTTVTYSPLSASSKKNDPDAHSKAGQIVYTYGSAKLLKQFNWLPTTTDEGKEPITIDDDVSLGDRNRRTGAGRGKGVGFTIKSAQFANDGCKYMYDSSYDRVMILGDRIYECGNAICKRVALEAVKPKSHEQSTKNNDEPDVKSNSASALDTLLPVKEEPASEETDVDIEREEDRLSSWFEGIKVHHVDYPSSELIRVLGRIVVESSSTTTNSSSGTTSDKQVASNRNPTTSKLSIVDFDEHTLRYTRLDLSKVQVPSWWSLFPGQTVLLEGINPRGTLFSVKQIHCERTLALPRVPSSLDKTLTCVIASAPFTDRDDLLYEKLSSLLVYCSNNPPDVLILTGPFADANCKLYAEVAETFDEYFEKIISTIMSSIGVHTEVFVVSHHDDLVSSFVYPTPPYKVASFYKNLHFLPDPCVFNLEGVEIGITTVDVIKHLIESECTVANVTIGSAPPLGGDKIKRAYGHLFHQASFYPLNPPPEDVPLDVDMLNEFGRLSRVPNIMICPSALNRYVREINGCVCINPGFVDGHSADGSYARLIIQAPDIDEQQQRESQSDSIQPSPASYIACQIVKT
- the LOC121590559 gene encoding DNA polymerase alpha subunit B isoform X2 encodes the protein MKERSGGEAVETAKKTVSRLQHNVNTPNGVRGGGSGGSPFTTVTYSPLSASSKKNDPDAHSKAGQIVYTYGSAKLLKQFNWLPTTTDEGKEPITIDDDVSLGDRNRRTGAGRGKGVGFTIKSAQFANDGCKYMYDSSYDRVMILGDRIYECGNAICKRVALEAVKPKSHEQSTKNNDEPDVKSNSASALDTLLPVKEEPASEETDVDIEREEDRLSSWFEGIKVHHVDYPSSELIRVLGRIVVESSSTTTNSSSGTTSDKQVASNRNPTTSKLSIVDFDEHTLRYTRLDLSKVQVPSWWSLFPGQTVLLEGINPRGTLFSVKQIHCERTLALPRVPSSLDKTLTCVIASAPFTDRDDLLYEKLSSLLVYCSNNPPDVLILTGPFADANCKLYAEVAETFDEYFEKIISTIMSSIGVHTEVFVVSHHDDLVSSFVYPTPPYKVASFYKNLHFLPDPCVFNLEGVEIGITTVDVIKHLIESECTVANVTIGSAPPLGGDKIKRAYGHLFHQASFYPLNPPPEDVPLDVDMLNEFGRLSRVPNIMICPSALNRYVREINGCVCINPGFVDGHSADGSYARLIIQAPDIDEQQQRESQSDSIQPSPASYIACQIVKT